From Garra rufa chromosome 19, GarRuf1.0, whole genome shotgun sequence, the proteins below share one genomic window:
- the LOC141292127 gene encoding caspase-7-like — MDQLGMMLGMRECTQTGQYDRGQALYFCCGGFLERPEFPVSTCQSTVPFHWMVSAYSSPQWHREGCSVDERLLSTTFKSLGFHVQVEKNLSANEMIGALRKVSKENHTDSSCFVCVLMSHGEEGTILGSDERWIPVKTLTSLMTSNLCPSLQNKPKLFFLQACRGLKYDPGVEADSDEAPGEFFGISDVPEADFLFCYSTVEGYYSWRNPETGSVFIRELCKMLKDSHLEISQILTRVNHYVSCHFQSNTRDPDTHRKKQMPCFASKLTKDFYLHVPEKKNKF; from the exons ATGGATCAACTGGGGATGATGTTAGGGATGCGCGAGTGCACGCAA ACGGGGCAGTACGATCGTGGACAGGCTCTCTACTTCTGCTGTGGTGGCTTCCTTGAGAGGCCCGAGTTTCCCGTCAGCACATGTCAATCCACTGTGCCTTTTCACTGGATGGTGTCTGCTTACA GCTCACCACAATGGCATAGAGAGGGCTGTTCAGTAGACGAACGCTTACTGTCAACCACATTCAAGTCCCTGGGTTTTCATGTACAGGTGGAGAAGAACCTGTCAGCTAATGAAATGATTGGTGCACTGAGGAAAG TTTCTAAGGAGAACCACACAGACAGTTCCTGCTTTGTGTGTGTACTGATGAGCCATGGAGAGGAAGGAACAATACTTGGATCAGATGAGCGCTGGATCCCTGTCAAAACTCTGACCTCTCTCATGACCTCTAACCTCTGCCCAAGTTTGCAGAACAAGCCAAAGCTCTTCTTTCTACAG GCTTGTAGGGGGCTGAAATATGACCCTGGTGTTGAGGCAGACAGTGACGAAGCACCAGGGGAATTTTTTGGAATATCTGATGTTCCCGAGGCGGATTTTCTCTTCTGTTATTCCACAGTGGAAG GGTACTACTCTTGGAGAAATCCAGAAACAGGCTCTGTATTTATCCGCGAACTTTGCAAGATGTTGAAGGACTCTCACCTAGAGATTAGTCAGATTCTGACGAGGGTAAATCATTACGTGTCCTGCCACTTCCAGTCTAACACCAGAGACCCGGATACACATAGAAAGAAACAAATGCCATGCTTTGCCTCCAAACTGACCAAGGATTTTTACCTTCATGTGCCAGAgaagaaaaataaattttaa
- the LOC141292803 gene encoding caspase-7-like: MIGALRKVSKENHTDSSCFVCVLMSHGEEGTILGSDERWIPVKTLTSLMTSNLCPSLQNKPKLFFLQACRGLKYDPGVEADSDEAPGEFFGISDVPEADFLFCYSTVEGYYSWRNPETGSVFIRELCKMLKDSHLEISQILTRVNHYVSCHFQSNTRDPDTHRKKQMPCFASKLTKDFYLHVPEKKNKF; encoded by the exons ATGATTGGTGCACTGAGGAAAG TTTCTAAGGAGAACCACACAGACAGTTCCTGCTTTGTGTGTGTACTGATGAGCCATGGAGAGGAAGGAACAATACTTGGATCAGATGAGCGCTGGATCCCTGTCAAAACTCTGACCTCTCTCATGACCTCTAACCTCTGCCCAAGTTTGCAGAACAAGCCAAAGCTCTTCTTTCTACAG GCTTGTAGGGGGCTGAAATATGACCCTGGTGTTGAGGCAGACAGTGACGAAGCACCAGGGGAATTTTTTGGAATATCTGATGTTCCCGAGGCGGATTTTCTCTTTTGTTATTCCACAGTGGAAG GGTACTACTCTTGGAGAAATCCAGAAACAGGCTCTGTATTTATCCGCGAACTTTGCAAGATGTTGAAGGACTCTCACCTAGAGATTAGTCAGATTCTGACGAGAGTAAATCATTACGTGTCCTGCCACTTCCAGTCTAACACCAGAGACCCGGATACACATAGAAAGAAACAAATGCCATGCTTTGCCTCCAAACTGACCAAGGATTTTTACCTTCATGTGCCAGAgaagaaaaataaattttaa